From Agrobacterium tumefaciens, a single genomic window includes:
- the rpsA gene encoding 30S ribosomal protein S1, which translates to MSVSTPTREDFAALLEESFASNDLAEGYVAKGIVTAIEKDVAIVDVGLKVEGRVPLKEFGAKSKDGTLKVGDEVEVYVERIENALGEAVLSREKARREESWVKLEAKFEAGERVEGVIFNQVKGGFTVDLDGAVAFLPRSQVDIRPIRDVTPLMHNPQPFEILKMDKRRGNIVVSRRTVLEESRAEQRSEIVQNLEEGQVVDGVVKNITDYGAFVDLGGIDGLLHVTDMAWRRVNHPSEILNIGQQVKVQIIRINQETHRISLGMKQLESDPWDGISAKYPVGKKISGTVTNITDYGAFVELEPGIEGLIHISEMSWTKKNVHPGKILSTSQEVDVVVLEVDPSKRRISLGLKQTLENPWQAFAYSHPAGTEVEGEVKNKTEFGLFIGLEGDVDGMVHLSDLDWNRPGEQVIEEFNKGDVVKAVVLDVDVEKERISLGIKQLGKDAVGEAAATGDLRKNAVVSAEVIGVNDGGIEVKLVNHEDLTSFIRRADLSRDRDEQRPERFSVGQVVDARVVNFSKKDRKVMLSIKALEIAEEKEAVAQFGSSDSGASLGDILGAALKNRGE; encoded by the coding sequence ATGTCAGTATCTACCCCCACGCGCGAGGATTTCGCAGCCCTCCTCGAAGAATCCTTTGCCTCTAACGATCTCGCCGAAGGCTATGTTGCCAAAGGTATCGTAACGGCAATCGAGAAGGACGTTGCTATCGTCGACGTCGGCCTCAAGGTCGAAGGCCGCGTTCCGTTGAAGGAATTCGGTGCGAAGTCCAAGGACGGCACGCTGAAGGTCGGCGACGAAGTCGAAGTTTACGTTGAGCGTATCGAAAACGCTCTCGGCGAAGCCGTTCTGTCGCGCGAGAAGGCTCGCCGCGAAGAGAGCTGGGTCAAGCTCGAAGCCAAGTTCGAAGCTGGCGAGCGCGTCGAAGGCGTTATCTTCAACCAGGTCAAGGGTGGTTTCACCGTCGATCTGGATGGCGCTGTTGCCTTCCTTCCGCGTTCGCAGGTCGACATTCGTCCTATCCGCGACGTAACCCCGCTGATGCACAACCCGCAGCCCTTCGAAATCCTCAAGATGGACAAGCGCCGCGGCAACATCGTTGTTTCGCGCCGTACGGTTCTCGAAGAGTCCCGTGCTGAGCAGCGTTCTGAAATCGTTCAGAACCTCGAAGAAGGCCAGGTTGTTGACGGCGTCGTCAAGAACATCACCGATTACGGTGCGTTCGTTGACCTCGGCGGCATCGACGGCCTGCTGCACGTCACCGACATGGCATGGCGCCGCGTCAACCATCCTTCGGAAATCCTCAACATTGGCCAGCAGGTCAAGGTTCAGATCATCCGCATCAACCAGGAAACCCACCGTATCTCGCTCGGCATGAAGCAGCTCGAGTCCGATCCGTGGGATGGCATCTCCGCCAAGTACCCGGTTGGCAAGAAGATCTCCGGTACCGTCACGAACATCACTGATTACGGTGCATTCGTTGAGCTGGAGCCGGGCATCGAAGGTCTGATCCACATTTCCGAAATGTCCTGGACCAAGAAGAACGTACATCCCGGCAAGATCCTGTCCACGAGCCAGGAAGTTGACGTTGTTGTTCTCGAAGTCGATCCGTCCAAGCGCCGTATCTCGCTTGGCCTGAAGCAGACGCTGGAAAACCCGTGGCAGGCATTTGCCTACAGCCATCCGGCCGGCACTGAAGTTGAAGGCGAAGTCAAGAACAAGACCGAATTCGGCCTGTTCATTGGCCTCGAAGGCGATGTCGACGGCATGGTTCACCTGTCCGATCTGGACTGGAACCGTCCGGGCGAACAGGTCATCGAAGAGTTCAACAAGGGTGACGTCGTCAAGGCTGTCGTTCTGGACGTTGACGTCGAGAAGGAGCGTATCTCGCTCGGCATCAAGCAGCTCGGCAAGGATGCTGTCGGCGAAGCCGCGGCTACCGGCGACCTGCGCAAGAACGCAGTTGTTTCCGCTGAAGTCATCGGCGTCAACGATGGCGGCATCGAAGTGAAGCTCGTAAACCACGAAGACCTCACCTCGTTCATCCGTCGCGCTGACCTTTCCCGTGACCGTGACGAGCAGCGCCCTGAGCGCTTCTCCGTTGGCCAGGTTGTCGACGCTCGCGTTGTCAACTTCTCGAAGAAAGACCGCAAGGTCATGCTTTCGATCAAGGCTCTGGAAATCGCGGAAGAGAAGGAAGCCGTTGCTCAGTTCGGTTCGTCCGATTCGGGCGCTTCGCTCGGCGACATCCTCGGCGCGGCTCTGAAGAACCGCGGCGAATAA